A part of Mustela erminea isolate mMusErm1 chromosome 9, mMusErm1.Pri, whole genome shotgun sequence genomic DNA contains:
- the C9H11orf87 gene encoding uncharacterized protein C11orf87 homolog — protein MSARAPKELRLALPPCLLNRTFASPNASGSGNASARGPGAGGSGGGTCITQVGQQLFQSFSSTLVLIVLVTLIFCLIVLSLSTFHIHKRRMKKRKMQRAQEEYERDHCSSNRGGRGLPPAGGQAPTHAKETRLERQPRDLAFCAPSNASSSSSSPGLPRQGPCAAPPPPPAPSPQGAHAASSCLDTAGEGLLQTVVLS, from the coding sequence ATGAGTGCCAGGGCGCCCAAGGAGCTGAGGCTGGCGCTGCCGCCGTGTCTCCTCAACCGGACCTTTGCTTCCCCCAACGCCAGCGGCAGTGGCAACGCGAGCGCCCGTGGCCCGGGCGCGGGTGGCAGCGGTGGCGGCACCTGCATCACGCAGGTGGGACAGCAGCTCTTCCAGTCCTTCTCCTCCACGCTGGTGCTGATTGTCCTGGTCACCCTTATCTTCTGCCTCATCGTGCTGTCCCTCTCCACCTTCCACATCCACAAGCGGAGGATGAAGAAGCGGAAGATGCAGCGGGCGCAGGAGGAGTACGAGCGGGATCACTGCAGCAGCAACCGTGGCGGCCGGGGGCTACCCCCCGCGGGCGGCCAGGCTCCCACCCACGCGAAAGAAACCCGGCTGGAGAGGCAGCCCCGGGACTTGGCCTTCTGCGCCCCCTCCAACGCCTCCTCTTCGTCTTCGTCCCCTGGCCTTCCGCGCCAGGGTCCCTGTGCCGCTCCACCTCCCCCGCCGGCCCCCAGTCCGCAAGGAGCACACGCGGCCTCCTCCTGTTTGGACACAGCTGGCGAGGGCCTTTTGCAAACGGTGGTCCTGTCCTGA